The proteins below come from a single Columba livia isolate bColLiv1 breed racing homer chromosome 26, bColLiv1.pat.W.v2, whole genome shotgun sequence genomic window:
- the ZC3H12A gene encoding endoribonuclease ZC3H12A yields MSVSAVPGWPEALPAARPPTSRLGERMSGREPSESRGPGAEPAREAGSPGREPCDSAEMQLKVDFFRKLGYSSEEIHVVLQKLGLNADTNTVLGELVKHGPAERDGTEASPEAPEAPLVPRGGAANKPPAPAPAPEEPESENLRPIVIDGSNVAMSHGNKEVFSCRGILLAVQWFWDRGHKDITVFVPSWRKEQPRPDVLITDQYILRDLEKKKILVFTPSRRVGGKRVVCYDDRFIVKLAHESDGIVVSNDTYRDLQNERPEWKKFIEERLLMYSFVNDKFMPPDDPLGRHGPSLDNFLRKKPVVPEHKKQQCPYGKKCTYGIKCKFYHPERINQPQRSLADELRANARLSPTRSTSAKEEKKGKRGSQAELLCSVPTESEKSSLQKVSAERKSLAHKAKPSDVPLQVKGCVSGSVPPNSGSHRPSDSYQQPHMDSLSYISQEHLDSGIGSLENQLSDMWPYRCASHCDHSRADPVAVCTCGRQRPIYPHSPSLEQNGLVSYKHGSHKSSSGASFLQYSPELSHSGPPHSFSGYGVPVHPANAGQYSLPSEYNAPLPHSREFWSEPYPMPPPQVRSPSVRDPRSVPRAPGPAYGDSCQWAVSDQFAEERANVHVKLCGIFHPHLVDAVMSRFPRLLDPQRLAAEILTYKSQNPGI; encoded by the exons ATGAGCGTCTCCGCCGTCCCGGGCTGGCCTGAGGCGCTCccggccgcccgcccgccgaCGTCCCGGCTCGGAGAGAGGATGAGCGGCAGGGAGCCGAGCGAGAgccgcggccccggcgcggAGCCGGCCCGGGAGGCGGGGAGCCCCGGGCGGGAGCCCTGCGACAGCGCCGAGATGCAGCTGAAGGTGGATTTCTTCCGCAAGCTGGGCTACTCCTCGGAGGAGATCCACGTCGTGCTGCAGAAGCTGGGCCTGAACGCCGACACCAACAcggtgctgggggagctggtgAAGCACGGCCCGGCCGAGCGGGACGGCACCGAGGCCTCGCCCGAGGCCCCGGAGGCCCCGCTGGTGCCGCGGGGGGGAGCGGCCAACAAGCCCCCGGCCCCCGCGCCGGCCCCGGAGGAGCCGGAGAGCGAGAACCTGCGGCCCATCGTTATCGACGGCAGCAACGTGGCCATGAG CCATGGAAATAAAGAAGTGTTCTCCTGCCGAGGAATCCTTCTGGCTGTCCAGTGGTTTTGGGACAGGGGACACAAGGACATCACGGTCTTTGTGCCGTCTTGGAGGAAGGAGCAGCCACGGCCAGATGTACTTATAACAG ACCAGTACATTCTCCGTGAccttgaaaagaagaaaattctggTCTTCACTCCTTCCAGGCGGGTTGGAGGCAAGCGCGTCGTCTGCTACGATGATCGGTTCATTGTGAAACTGGCACACGAGTCTGATGGCATTGTGGTTTCTAACGATACTTATCGGGACCTGCAGAATGAGCGTCCTGAGTGGAAGAAATTCATTGAGGAGCGGCTGCTGATGTATTCCTTTGTTAACGACAA gTTTATGCCTCCAGATGATCCTTTAGGGAGACACGGCCCCAGCCTGGATAATTTCCTCAGAAAGAAACCTGTGGTGCCAGAACACAAGAAACAGCAGTGTCCGTATG GGAAGAAATGCACTTATGGAATTAAGTGTAAATTCTACCACCCTGAAAGGATCAATCAGCCCCAGCGCTCGTTAGCTGATGAACTCCGAGCCAATGCAAGGTTGTCTCCTACCAGAAGCACCAGtgcaaaggaggagaaaaagggcaaaagaggTTCCCAGGCAGAGCTCTTGTGCTCCGTGCCCACAGAGAGTGAGAAGAGCTCTTTGCAGAAGGTCTCTGCAGAGAGGAAGAGCTTGGCCCACAAAGCAAAGCCCAGCGATGTTCCGCTTCAGGTCAAGGGCTGCGTGTCAGGCAGCGTCCCTCCTAACAGCGGGAGCCACCGGCCCTCTGACAGCTACCAGCAGCCCCACATGGACTCTCTGTCTTACATCTCTCAGGAGCACCTCGACTCGGGCATTGGGTCTTTGGAGAACCAACTGTCCGACATGTGGCCTTACAGATGTGCCAGTCACTGTGATCACTCGCGTGCCGATCCGGTGGCAGTCTGCACCTGCGGGAGACAGAGACCCATCTACCCGCATTCTCCCAGCTTAGAGCAAAACGGTCTGGTGTCTTACAAGCACGGTTCCCATAAATCTTCCTCTGGTGCTAGCTTCTTGCAGTATAGCCCTGAGCTGTCTCACTCAGGACCACCTCACTCTTTCTCAGGCTATGGGGTGCCTGTCCACCCCGCTAACGCTGGGCAGTACAGTCTGCCCAGTGAGTACAATGCCCCCCTGCCCCATTCTCGGGAGTTCTGGTCTGAGCCGTACCCGATGCCGCCTCCGCAGGTGAGATCTCCCAGCGTGCGAGATCCGCGCTCGGTGCCGCGAGCCCCGGGGCCGGCGTATGGGGACTCCTGCCAGTGGGCTGTCTCTGACCAGTTTGCGGAGGAGCGTGCCAACGTGCACGTCAAGCTCTGTGGCATATTCCATCCCCACCTGGTCGATGCTGTCATGAGCCGTTTCCCCCGACTCCTGGATCCCCAGAGGCTGGCTGCAGAGATCCTGACCTACAAGTCTCAGAACCCCGGTATCTGA